One window from the genome of Candidatus Abyssobacteria bacterium SURF_5 encodes:
- a CDS encoding acyl-CoA dehydrogenase → MILLNPKRHEREYVDKKSKEIMLRTIEFFEKKGKASVKEDDHKKVWYSDFLDFVKKEKIFSQLLTPSSYGGSADCRWDTWRNCEFNEILGFYGLAYWYTWQVSILGLGPIWMSDNEEQKLKAAHLLEKGEIFAFGLSEKEHGADVYSTGMTLTPLADGTYKANGEKYYIGNANEARMISTFGKMADTGDYVFFVVDSKHEKFELKKNVVDSQNYVANFALHDYPITKADILSTGRDAWDAALNTVNIGKYNLGWASIGICEHALHEAINHAANRRLYGMYVTDFPHVKQMFTEAYARLVAMKLVALRASDYMRSASLEDRRYLLYNPVVKMKVTTQGEDVITLLWDVIAAKGCEKDTYFEMAVRDIRMLPRLEGTVHVNIALILKFMPNYFLNPQEFAELQKQIEPRNDDFLFRQGPTKGLGNITFHDYRAAYDSYDLPNVNIFKEQIEVFREFLMNAPPSADQQKDTDFLMSLGELFTLIVYGQLVLENARIYAVEDDVIDQVFDFMVRDFSRFALQIYGKPSSSEAQAKLCMKMIRKPAVNEERYGNVWRNHVLALKDSYEMNP, encoded by the coding sequence ATGATCTTGTTGAATCCGAAAAGGCATGAGCGCGAATATGTCGACAAGAAGTCCAAGGAAATCATGTTGAGGACGATTGAATTTTTCGAGAAAAAAGGGAAGGCCAGCGTGAAGGAGGACGATCACAAGAAGGTCTGGTACTCGGATTTTCTTGATTTCGTGAAGAAAGAGAAGATTTTTTCCCAGTTGCTGACGCCTTCGAGTTATGGCGGCAGCGCCGACTGCCGCTGGGACACCTGGCGCAACTGCGAGTTCAACGAGATTTTGGGGTTTTACGGTCTGGCGTATTGGTACACCTGGCAGGTATCGATTCTGGGGCTCGGCCCGATCTGGATGAGCGACAACGAGGAGCAGAAGCTGAAGGCGGCCCACCTGCTGGAGAAGGGGGAGATTTTTGCATTCGGGCTGTCTGAAAAAGAGCATGGTGCGGATGTTTATTCGACGGGTATGACGCTCACGCCGCTCGCCGACGGCACCTATAAGGCGAATGGCGAAAAGTATTATATTGGAAACGCGAACGAAGCGCGAATGATTTCGACATTTGGCAAGATGGCCGACACCGGCGATTATGTGTTTTTCGTGGTCGATTCGAAACATGAGAAATTCGAGTTGAAGAAGAATGTGGTGGATTCCCAGAACTACGTCGCCAATTTCGCGCTGCACGATTATCCGATCACCAAAGCCGATATCTTGTCGACCGGGAGAGACGCGTGGGATGCTGCGCTCAACACCGTGAACATCGGCAAATATAACCTTGGCTGGGCGTCGATCGGCATCTGCGAGCACGCGTTGCATGAGGCGATCAATCACGCCGCCAACCGCCGGCTCTACGGCATGTATGTCACCGATTTTCCGCACGTCAAGCAAATGTTCACAGAGGCGTACGCCCGCCTGGTCGCCATGAAGCTGGTCGCGCTTCGCGCCTCGGATTACATGAGATCGGCTTCGCTCGAGGATCGACGGTACCTGCTGTACAATCCTGTGGTGAAAATGAAGGTGACCACTCAGGGCGAGGACGTTATCACGCTGCTTTGGGACGTGATCGCAGCCAAAGGCTGCGAGAAAGACACGTATTTCGAGATGGCGGTCCGTGACATCCGCATGCTGCCCCGCCTCGAGGGGACGGTTCACGTCAACATCGCGCTCATCCTGAAGTTCATGCCGAATTATTTCCTGAATCCGCAAGAGTTTGCGGAACTCCAGAAACAAATTGAGCCGCGCAATGACGATTTCCTGTTCAGGCAAGGGCCGACGAAGGGACTCGGCAATATAACTTTCCATGATTACAGGGCGGCGTATGATTCGTATGATCTGCCGAATGTGAATATATTCAAGGAGCAGATCGAGGTATTCAGGGAATTCCTGATGAATGCGCCGCCGTCGGCGGATCAGCAGAAGGACACGGATTTTCTTATGAGCCTGGGCGAACTTTTCACCTTGATCGTTTACGGCCAGCTCGTTCTTGAGAACGCGCGGATATATGCAGTTGAAGACGATGTGATCGACCAGGTATTCGACTTCATGGTACGGGATTTTTCGAGGTTCGCACTGCAGATATATGGCAAACCGAGCAGCAGTGAGGCGCAGGCGAAGCTGTGCATGAAGATGATCCGCAAGCCGGCGGTGAATGAGGAACGTTACGGCAACGTTTGGCGGAACCACGTGCTGGCGCTCAAGGATTCGTATGAGATGAATCCGTAA
- a CDS encoding acyl-CoA dehydrogenase, producing MLRYTETLALTDEQVALKESIHKFCKEVLRPASVELDKLADPEDVIKKGSLFWKVMKQAYELGYHTASIDPMYGGMGFGPVETHIFLEEMGWASADFAIAIGVSSFPFSTAANSMDDDLIKNVVRPFVEDKDAKFIGCWAITEPEHGSDSLVVGTEEFSKGNITFTTTAKLDGDQWVINGQKSSWVSNGIVATHALTFLTIDASRGMNGGGVAIVPLNSPGVQKGRSLNKIGQRALNQGEFVLEDVRIPANYMLAQPDMYPMAMHMTLAGANAAMGAIFTGCARAAFEEALDYCKVRVQGGKPLVEHQWIQQKLFDMFRKVEAARALSRTALIYNSQTLPPAVELSIAAKITATQAAFEVANDAVQLFGGYGLSKEYTIEKIFRDARASLIEDGCNEVLALAGAKAVLGKY from the coding sequence ATGCTTCGTTATACGGAAACTCTCGCTCTTACGGATGAACAGGTTGCGCTCAAGGAGAGCATCCACAAGTTTTGCAAGGAAGTGTTGAGGCCGGCAAGCGTGGAGTTGGACAAGCTGGCCGATCCGGAAGATGTGATAAAGAAGGGGTCGCTTTTTTGGAAGGTGATGAAGCAGGCTTACGAGTTGGGTTATCATACGGCTTCGATCGATCCCATGTATGGCGGCATGGGTTTTGGGCCGGTGGAGACGCATATATTTCTTGAGGAAATGGGGTGGGCGAGCGCCGACTTTGCCATTGCGATCGGCGTGTCCTCGTTTCCGTTCTCGACGGCGGCCAACAGCATGGATGACGACCTGATCAAGAACGTTGTGCGCCCGTTTGTCGAGGATAAAGATGCGAAATTTATTGGATGCTGGGCGATCACTGAGCCGGAGCACGGATCGGATTCCCTGGTGGTTGGGACTGAGGAGTTCAGCAAGGGGAATATTACCTTTACGACAACCGCGAAGCTTGACGGCGACCAGTGGGTGATCAACGGGCAAAAGTCATCGTGGGTGTCCAATGGGATCGTTGCGACGCATGCGCTTACCTTTCTCACCATTGACGCCTCGCGCGGGATGAACGGCGGCGGAGTCGCGATTGTTCCGCTGAATTCGCCAGGCGTGCAGAAGGGACGCTCGCTCAACAAGATCGGCCAGCGGGCGCTCAATCAGGGCGAGTTCGTGCTGGAGGACGTTCGGATACCGGCCAATTACATGCTCGCGCAGCCGGATATGTATCCGATGGCGATGCATATGACACTTGCCGGCGCGAACGCGGCGATGGGCGCCATCTTCACCGGCTGTGCGCGCGCTGCATTCGAGGAAGCGCTCGATTACTGCAAGGTGCGCGTGCAGGGAGGCAAGCCGCTGGTCGAGCATCAGTGGATTCAGCAGAAGCTGTTCGACATGTTCAGGAAAGTGGAAGCGGCCCGGGCGTTGTCGCGCACGGCGCTGATTTATAACAGCCAGACGCTTCCACCGGCGGTCGAGCTTTCGATTGCAGCCAAAATCACTGCGACTCAGGCCGCGTTTGAAGTGGCCAATGATGCCGTTCAGCTCTTCGGCGGTTACGGCTTGAGCAAGGAATACACGATCGAGAAGATATTCCGCGACGCGCGCGCCTCGCTTATCGAGGACGGCTGCAACGAGGTGCTTGCGCTTGCCGGCGCAAAAGCGGTGCTGGGAAAATATTAG
- a CDS encoding DNA-3-methyladenine glycosylase has translation MSRKQSKAFLKKLDHSFFDRPAIELAPDLIGKILVRRIGRKEYRARIVEAEAYVGAHDLACHASKGRTRRTEIMFGPGGHAYVYLIYGMYEMFNIVASEAGDAQAVLIRAAEPLDGWDADLSGPGKLTRALRITRSDNGLDLTGDSLFLLDDCRYRPSISRSVRVGVEYAKEWKDAPLRFFDTRSLAVSKVRVKGDPPARI, from the coding sequence ATGTCGAGAAAACAGTCCAAAGCGTTCTTAAAGAAGCTTGATCATTCCTTCTTCGATCGACCTGCCATCGAGCTTGCGCCGGATCTAATCGGCAAGATACTTGTCCGTCGCATCGGACGGAAGGAATATCGCGCCCGGATTGTGGAGGCGGAGGCATATGTTGGAGCGCATGATCTTGCCTGTCATGCATCCAAAGGCAGGACCAGACGGACGGAAATCATGTTTGGGCCGGGCGGCCACGCGTATGTGTATCTCATTTACGGAATGTATGAGATGTTCAATATCGTGGCGAGCGAGGCGGGAGACGCGCAGGCTGTGCTGATTCGGGCTGCAGAACCTCTCGATGGTTGGGACGCCGATCTCTCGGGACCGGGCAAACTGACGCGGGCTCTCCGGATCACGCGCTCCGATAATGGCCTTGATCTGACGGGAGATTCACTCTTTCTTCTTGACGACTGCCGATACCGCCCGTCGATTTCCCGGAGCGTGCGCGTTGGGGTCGAGTATGCAAAGGAATGGAAGGATGCGCCCCTGAGGTTTTTCGATACGAGGAGTTTGGCTGTTTCCAAGGTGCGAGTAAAGGGTGATCCGCCGGCGCGGATCTAG
- a CDS encoding peptide chain release factor-like protein produces the protein MIDFGVSGKKQSDLRDRMERLGIEEKDLVEKFIRSSGAGGQNVNKVATRVYLKHVPTGIEVKVQRERSQALNRFLARRLLADKIEKRMLGRISAEQQLREKIRRQKRKRSKRAQEKILAGKKRQAEKKKLRTEPELNE, from the coding sequence ATGATAGACTTTGGAGTAAGCGGAAAGAAGCAGTCCGATCTCCGCGACAGAATGGAACGGCTGGGAATTGAAGAGAAGGACCTTGTCGAGAAATTCATTCGTTCGAGCGGGGCCGGCGGACAGAATGTCAACAAGGTGGCCACTCGCGTGTATCTCAAGCATGTTCCGACGGGAATAGAAGTCAAGGTGCAGCGCGAGCGTTCGCAGGCGCTGAACCGGTTTCTTGCGCGCCGCCTGCTCGCCGACAAGATCGAGAAACGAATGCTCGGCAGGATCAGCGCGGAGCAACAGCTCCGTGAGAAAATCCGCCGCCAGAAGCGGAAGCGCTCAAAACGGGCGCAGGAAAAGATTCTGGCCGGGAAGAAGCGGCAGGCGGAGAAGAAGAAGTTGCGAACCGAGCCGGAGCTGAACGAGTAG
- a CDS encoding PAS domain S-box protein has protein sequence MSQKELDTRFFPLIFDTISHGIFTIDAEGRITSFNRMAEMLTGYTKEEVLGEQCHRVFRADFCEVECPLKRSIKTRERSEAVEVVVTTKDGRKLPIAISTSALIDENGSVLGGVEMFRDLSAVAELRKRLLGSYVFEDIVSKSPSMQKIFEVIPLVANSQSNVLIEGESGTGKELVARAIHNLSSRRNKPFLAINCAALPDQLLESELFGYKKGAFTDAKKDKPGRFAIAADGTILLDEIGDLSPAMQVKLLRVLETKEFTPLGDNTSVKTDFRVIACTNKNLAREVQKKRFRSDLYFRLNVVRLSLPTLAERREDIPLLINHFIERFNALQGRRISRCSERVMAALMGYSFPGNVRELENAIEHAFVVCIGDIIQLEDLPSHIVASVTETAASQKAKFLPLDSAEAETIRTVLAKHFGNRNRTAAELGISRNTLWRKMKRYGIS, from the coding sequence ATGTCACAAAAGGAACTCGATACTCGTTTTTTTCCGTTGATCTTCGACACAATTTCCCACGGGATATTTACCATTGATGCCGAGGGACGCATTACGTCGTTTAATCGAATGGCGGAAATGCTCACCGGTTATACAAAGGAAGAGGTTCTGGGTGAGCAGTGCCACCGGGTATTTCGAGCCGATTTCTGTGAAGTTGAATGCCCGCTGAAGCGCAGTATCAAGACCAGAGAGCGCTCAGAGGCGGTCGAGGTGGTTGTAACGACAAAAGACGGCCGGAAGCTCCCCATTGCGATCTCGACGTCGGCGCTCATTGACGAGAACGGCAGTGTGCTTGGCGGAGTGGAGATGTTCCGGGACCTTTCTGCGGTTGCCGAGCTTCGCAAGCGGCTGTTGGGATCATATGTATTCGAAGATATCGTGAGCAAGAGCCCCTCGATGCAGAAGATTTTCGAGGTGATCCCGCTCGTTGCGAACAGCCAGAGCAATGTGTTGATAGAAGGCGAATCCGGAACCGGCAAGGAACTGGTGGCCCGCGCCATCCACAATTTGAGTTCCCGGCGCAACAAGCCGTTTCTCGCGATTAACTGCGCGGCGTTGCCCGACCAGTTGCTTGAATCGGAACTGTTCGGTTACAAGAAGGGCGCGTTCACCGATGCAAAAAAAGACAAACCGGGGCGATTCGCCATTGCCGCGGACGGCACCATTCTGCTCGATGAGATTGGGGATCTCTCGCCGGCAATGCAGGTGAAGCTGTTGCGCGTTCTCGAGACGAAAGAGTTTACTCCGCTCGGCGATAATACTTCCGTTAAGACCGACTTCAGAGTGATCGCGTGCACGAATAAGAACCTGGCGCGCGAGGTCCAGAAGAAGCGTTTTCGCTCCGACCTGTATTTCCGCTTGAACGTGGTGCGCCTGTCGCTGCCGACGCTGGCCGAGCGGCGAGAGGATATTCCGTTGCTGATCAATCATTTTATTGAGCGATTCAATGCATTGCAGGGGCGCCGCATCTCTCGATGTTCCGAGCGGGTAATGGCAGCGCTAATGGGATATTCGTTTCCGGGCAACGTGCGCGAGTTGGAGAACGCGATCGAGCATGCATTTGTAGTCTGCATCGGAGACATCATTCAACTGGAAGATCTGCCCAGCCATATCGTTGCATCGGTAACGGAAACGGCCGCGTCGCAGAAGGCGAAGTTTCTTCCGTTGGACAGTGCGGAGGCGGAAACGATTCGCACGGTATTGGCCAAACATTTCGGCAATCGCAACCGCACGGCCGCGGAGTTGGGAATATCCCGGAACACGCTGTGGCGCAAGATGAAGCGCTACGGCATCAGCTAG
- a CDS encoding (Fe-S)-binding protein, with protein MRETTPVKSPRLNEQDQVMTTKYPYYVEPYNETERPRRFLEAFSAILQHSNYGFVLDTYSKITTKCARCACNCQVFMESGELRDVPCHRTELLLRVYRRYFTLGGMVSSRLFNGFTLTDRYIDEMAENFYRCTACRRCKFGCPMGVDHGLMTHLARWILAEIGIVPKALVVAVREQLQGKTGNTSAIPVVALKDTCEFLEEELLENYNIPAKFPMDVEGAEMVFFPAVSDYLLEPDTLMGNAAVMHLTNGSWTIGTGYYDGINYGLFYSDTHLCNIVRKEAAEVKRLKAKKVLIGECGHASRSAKAFIPTFCGGKKAPPVINIMEYSHKALLDGRLKVKSGAILDRVTYHDPCNIARSKWIINQPRELLEAICKDYVDMVPGGQMNICCGGGGGTVSIDEIRKFRTGTGGHVKAEQIKATGAKYVVAPCANCKKQLREVCEDNGLHDVEIVGLHDLLLKALDLEYYGITAPEKKEEEE; from the coding sequence ATGAGAGAAACAACCCCTGTTAAATCACCCCGGTTAAATGAGCAGGATCAGGTTATGACCACCAAATATCCCTATTATGTGGAGCCGTATAACGAGACGGAGCGGCCGCGTCGGTTCCTGGAGGCGTTTTCAGCCATTCTCCAGCACAGCAACTATGGGTTTGTTCTCGACACCTATTCGAAGATAACAACCAAATGCGCCCGTTGCGCCTGTAACTGCCAGGTTTTCATGGAAAGCGGAGAGCTGAGAGATGTCCCATGTCACCGGACTGAACTTCTTCTCAGGGTCTACCGCCGGTACTTCACGCTCGGCGGAATGGTGAGTTCGAGACTCTTCAATGGATTCACCCTCACCGACCGCTACATCGATGAGATGGCTGAAAACTTTTATCGATGCACCGCGTGCCGGCGCTGCAAGTTCGGCTGCCCGATGGGGGTCGACCACGGCTTGATGACCCACCTCGCCCGCTGGATACTCGCCGAAATCGGGATCGTGCCGAAAGCGCTCGTCGTGGCGGTACGTGAACAGTTGCAGGGAAAGACCGGGAACACATCGGCCATCCCTGTCGTCGCCCTCAAAGATACATGCGAATTCCTGGAAGAAGAACTCCTGGAGAATTACAACATTCCGGCGAAATTCCCGATGGATGTCGAAGGCGCGGAAATGGTCTTTTTCCCGGCGGTCAGCGATTACCTCCTCGAACCCGATACCTTGATGGGCAACGCAGCCGTCATGCATCTCACCAACGGCTCGTGGACCATCGGCACCGGCTACTACGATGGCATTAATTACGGCCTTTTTTACAGCGATACCCATCTCTGCAACATCGTCCGAAAGGAAGCCGCCGAAGTGAAGAGGTTGAAGGCAAAGAAGGTCCTTATCGGCGAGTGCGGCCACGCCTCGCGCTCGGCAAAGGCATTCATTCCCACCTTCTGCGGAGGCAAGAAAGCTCCGCCGGTCATCAATATCATGGAATACTCCCACAAGGCGCTCCTTGACGGGCGGCTGAAGGTGAAATCGGGCGCAATCCTCGATCGCGTCACGTATCACGACCCGTGTAATATCGCGCGCTCGAAATGGATCATCAATCAGCCGCGGGAACTGCTCGAGGCGATCTGTAAAGATTATGTCGACATGGTTCCGGGCGGCCAGATGAATATCTGTTGCGGCGGCGGCGGCGGAACGGTTTCGATCGATGAAATCCGCAAGTTCCGAACGGGCACGGGCGGCCATGTCAAGGCCGAACAGATAAAGGCGACCGGCGCAAAATACGTTGTGGCTCCCTGCGCGAACTGCAAAAAACAGCTCCGTGAGGTCTGCGAGGATAACGGATTGCACGATGTCGAGATCGTCGGCCTGCATGACTTGCTGTTGAAAGCGCTCGACCTGGAATACTACGGCATAACCGCACCGGAGAAGAAAGAGGAAGAGGAATAA